A genomic window from Variovorax paradoxus includes:
- a CDS encoding ATP-binding cassette domain-containing protein, with protein MSKPTTAGQPLLAVNNLYRHYALPREKLFGPPPTVKALNGVSFEVQAGKSVGIVGESGSGKSTIARLVMALDTPTSGTVSLEGRNLHALPKAELRTARRDFQMVFQDPYGSLDPRQTVARIVAEPLEALAETSRAVQRERASEALAAVGLRTTDMDKYPHEFSGGQRQRIAIARALITRPKLIVADEPVSALDVSVQAQVLNLMQDLQQQFGISYLLISHDLAVVNHLCDEVCVVFKGRIVERGRPADLFQHAQHEYTRTLLSAVLHTPSR; from the coding sequence ATGAGCAAGCCCACCACCGCCGGTCAGCCCCTGCTGGCCGTGAACAACCTCTATCGCCACTACGCCCTGCCGCGCGAAAAGCTCTTCGGCCCGCCGCCGACCGTGAAGGCGCTCAACGGCGTGAGCTTCGAGGTGCAGGCCGGCAAGAGCGTGGGCATCGTCGGCGAATCGGGCTCGGGCAAGTCGACCATCGCGCGCCTCGTGATGGCGCTCGACACACCCACCTCGGGCACTGTCTCGCTCGAAGGCCGCAACCTGCATGCGCTGCCCAAGGCCGAACTGCGCACCGCGCGGCGCGATTTCCAGATGGTGTTCCAGGATCCGTACGGTTCGCTCGATCCGCGCCAGACGGTCGCACGCATCGTCGCCGAGCCGCTCGAAGCGCTGGCCGAGACCAGCCGCGCCGTGCAGCGCGAACGCGCTTCCGAAGCATTGGCAGCGGTTGGCCTGCGCACCACCGACATGGACAAGTACCCGCACGAGTTCTCGGGCGGACAACGGCAACGCATCGCCATCGCACGCGCGCTCATCACGCGCCCCAAGCTCATCGTCGCCGATGAGCCGGTGAGTGCGCTCGACGTGTCCGTGCAGGCCCAGGTGCTCAACCTCATGCAAGACCTGCAGCAGCAGTTCGGCATCAGCTACCTGCTCATCAGCCACGACCTTGCGGTGGTCAACCACCTGTGCGACGAAGTCTGCGTGGTCTTCAAGGGCCGCATCGTCGAACGGGGCCGCCCGGCTGACCTGTTCCAGCACGCCCAGCACGAGTACACGCGCACCCTGCTTTCCGCCGTTCTGCACACGCCGTCCCGCTAG
- a CDS encoding ABC transporter ATP-binding protein, which translates to MPLLEVNNLQIGLQTQRGPAQAVRGISFSLERGETLGIVGESGCGKSITVMSLMGLLPSSAKVGGSIKLDGQELVGLPEKQMCQIRGNRIGMIFQEPMTALNPVHTIARQVSEPLQLHRGLTKAQARKEALSLLDRVGIPDAASRLDAYPHQFSGGQRQRIGIAMALACGPDLLIADEPTTALDVTIQKQVLDLIQGLVKEMGMALILISHDLGVIANSVQRMLVMYGGSAVESGPTDTVFAGRAHPYTRGLFAARPAIGAVRAGRLPTIRGSVPELVDMPRGCAFAGRCAHTIDLCQSTRPQATMLPNDHTVRCLRLGEIAALNAKAATA; encoded by the coding sequence ATGCCCCTCCTCGAAGTCAACAACCTCCAGATCGGCCTGCAGACCCAGCGCGGGCCGGCGCAGGCCGTGCGCGGCATTTCGTTCTCGCTGGAGCGCGGCGAAACGCTGGGCATCGTCGGCGAATCGGGCTGCGGCAAGTCGATCACCGTGATGTCGCTCATGGGCCTGCTGCCATCGAGCGCCAAGGTCGGGGGCAGCATCAAGCTCGACGGGCAGGAACTCGTCGGCCTGCCAGAAAAGCAGATGTGCCAGATCCGCGGCAACCGCATCGGCATGATCTTCCAGGAACCGATGACGGCACTGAACCCGGTGCACACCATCGCGCGCCAGGTCAGCGAGCCGCTGCAGCTGCATCGCGGGCTGACGAAGGCACAGGCACGCAAGGAAGCATTGAGCCTGCTCGACCGCGTGGGCATTCCCGATGCAGCCTCGCGCCTCGACGCCTACCCGCACCAGTTCTCGGGCGGCCAGCGCCAGCGCATCGGCATCGCCATGGCACTCGCCTGCGGGCCCGACCTGCTGATTGCCGATGAGCCCACCACCGCGCTCGACGTGACCATCCAGAAGCAGGTGCTCGACCTGATCCAGGGCCTGGTCAAGGAAATGGGCATGGCGCTGATCCTGATCTCGCACGACCTGGGCGTGATCGCCAACAGCGTGCAGCGCATGCTCGTGATGTACGGCGGCAGCGCGGTGGAAAGCGGGCCGACCGACACGGTCTTCGCCGGCCGCGCACACCCCTACACACGCGGCCTGTTCGCAGCGCGGCCCGCCATCGGGGCCGTGCGTGCCGGCCGCCTGCCGACCATTCGCGGCAGCGTGCCCGAGCTGGTCGACATGCCCCGGGGCTGCGCCTTCGCAGGCCGCTGCGCCCACACCATCGACCTGTGCCAGAGCACACGCCCCCAAGCCACGATGCTGCCGAACGACCACACGGTGCGCTGCCTGCGGCTGGGCGAAATCGCCGCGTTGAATGCCAAGGCGGCCACCGCATGA
- a CDS encoding sensor histidine kinase, which translates to MNLLPVAMTALARRWRRWLQPSLLRRLLLAQTAVVVLLWGAILALFLYDSNRVTDLVRYDKIFDSVITIAQNLAADPARQQEALKAFDMALLETSGDFSSETDKAPVMQVWQRGRLIFNSTAAAPVMHTAAPGRVENVRVGERVWRARMMTSPSLDTRVLLAEPKVLRFSFTVDHRSYYLLPLAISLPFLVFPAWLSVLFALRPWRQVTQETAERGPADLTPLSFEPRHKELQPLVRSINDLLRSVRDRASRERVLIADAANELRTPLDAMRVNVEALKEQTADAGQRELMVNLLRSNDRAARLVGQLQQLMRSDEMPQDAVPMLLAFDALVQERVLFVEGLACVRGIRLDFVSEGAVLVFGERESLISMVSNLIENAIKYSPDGGIVTVRVACEPESSKAVLRVTDQGPGIPPELRERVFDRFFRNPDQTQSGSGLGLAIVRSVLNKHGGRIELAAGEDGSGLCATVWLPLSTG; encoded by the coding sequence ATGAATCTTTTGCCTGTCGCCATGACGGCGCTTGCCCGGCGCTGGAGACGGTGGTTGCAGCCCTCGCTGCTGCGGCGCCTGCTGCTGGCGCAGACCGCGGTGGTCGTGCTGCTGTGGGGTGCCATCCTGGCGCTGTTCCTGTACGACTCCAACCGCGTGACGGATCTGGTGCGCTACGACAAGATCTTCGATAGCGTCATCACGATTGCACAGAACCTCGCGGCCGACCCCGCCCGTCAGCAGGAGGCCCTGAAGGCCTTCGACATGGCGCTGCTCGAAACATCGGGTGACTTCAGTTCAGAGACGGACAAGGCGCCCGTCATGCAGGTGTGGCAGCGGGGGCGGCTCATCTTCAACTCCACGGCTGCCGCGCCGGTCATGCACACGGCAGCGCCGGGCCGGGTGGAGAACGTGCGCGTCGGCGAGCGCGTGTGGCGCGCGCGCATGATGACTTCGCCATCGCTCGACACCCGCGTGCTGCTGGCCGAGCCGAAGGTGCTGCGTTTCAGCTTCACTGTCGACCACCGCAGCTACTACTTGCTGCCGCTGGCCATCAGCCTGCCGTTTCTCGTCTTTCCGGCGTGGCTTTCGGTGCTGTTCGCGCTGCGTCCCTGGCGGCAGGTGACGCAAGAGACTGCCGAGCGCGGCCCGGCCGACCTGACGCCGCTGAGCTTCGAGCCGCGGCACAAGGAGCTGCAGCCGCTGGTGCGCAGCATCAACGACCTGCTGCGCAGCGTGCGCGACCGGGCATCGCGCGAGCGAGTGCTGATCGCCGATGCGGCGAATGAACTGCGCACGCCGCTCGATGCGATGCGCGTGAATGTGGAGGCGCTGAAGGAGCAGACCGCCGACGCAGGCCAGCGCGAGCTCATGGTCAACCTGCTGCGCAGCAACGACCGCGCCGCGCGGCTGGTGGGCCAGCTGCAGCAGTTGATGCGCAGCGACGAGATGCCGCAGGATGCCGTGCCCATGCTGCTTGCGTTCGATGCGCTGGTGCAGGAGCGCGTTCTGTTCGTGGAAGGCCTGGCCTGCGTGCGCGGTATCAGGCTGGACTTCGTGTCCGAAGGCGCGGTGCTGGTGTTCGGAGAGCGTGAGAGCCTGATCTCGATGGTGAGCAATCTCATCGAGAACGCCATCAAGTACAGCCCGGACGGCGGCATTGTCACCGTGCGCGTTGCGTGCGAACCGGAATCGTCGAAGGCCGTGCTGCGCGTGACGGACCAGGGGCCGGGCATTCCGCCGGAGCTGCGCGAGCGCGTGTTCGACCGCTTCTTTCGCAACCCGGACCAGACGCAGTCGGGCAGCGGACTGGGGTTGGCGATCGTTCGTTCGGTGCTGAACAAACATGGCGGCCGGATCGAACTGGCGGCCGGTGAAGACGGGAGCGGCCTGTGCGCGACCGTGTGGCTTCCGTTGTCGACGGGCTGA
- a CDS encoding ABC transporter permease: MSTLAIPSPSAAALKVPGFWRRALKHRSFVIGGVLAALLLLAALVSFVWTPWSPYAMDMPNKMQAPSASHWLGTDAFGRDVASLLLVGARASILVGVIAVGIGLVVGTALGLLAAAKRGWVEEAVMRLSDFTLAFPAILSAIMMTAVFGAGIVNAIVAIGIYNIPTFARITRASANAIWSREYVAAARACGKGPFAITMQHVLPNISAVLIVQITIRFAIAILAEAALSYLGLGTQPPQPSWGRMLSEAQTLMFQQPLLAVFPGMAIALAVLGLNLLGDGLRDLLDPRLARAR, from the coding sequence ATGAGTACCCTTGCCATTCCAAGCCCAAGCGCCGCGGCGCTCAAGGTGCCGGGCTTCTGGCGCCGCGCGCTGAAGCACCGCAGCTTCGTCATCGGCGGCGTGCTGGCCGCCCTGCTGCTCCTGGCCGCCCTCGTGTCCTTCGTGTGGACGCCCTGGTCGCCCTATGCGATGGACATGCCGAACAAGATGCAGGCCCCTTCGGCCTCGCACTGGCTCGGCACCGATGCGTTCGGTCGCGACGTGGCTTCGTTGTTGCTGGTTGGTGCGCGCGCATCCATCCTCGTGGGCGTGATCGCAGTCGGTATCGGCCTGGTGGTCGGCACCGCCTTGGGCCTGCTCGCGGCCGCGAAACGCGGCTGGGTCGAAGAAGCGGTGATGCGGCTGTCGGACTTCACGCTGGCCTTCCCTGCGATCCTGTCGGCCATCATGATGACCGCCGTGTTCGGCGCGGGCATCGTGAATGCCATCGTGGCCATCGGCATCTACAACATTCCGACCTTCGCGCGCATCACACGGGCTTCGGCCAACGCAATCTGGTCGCGCGAGTACGTGGCCGCCGCACGCGCCTGCGGCAAGGGCCCATTCGCGATCACCATGCAGCACGTGCTGCCCAACATCTCGGCCGTGCTGATCGTGCAGATCACCATCCGCTTCGCCATCGCCATCCTGGCCGAGGCCGCCCTCTCCTACCTGGGCCTGGGCACGCAGCCGCCGCAACCCTCGTGGGGCCGCATGCTCAGCGAAGCGCAGACCCTCATGTTCCAGCAGCCGCTGCTGGCCGTCTTCCCCGGCATGGCGATCGCCCTCGCAGTGCTGGGGCTGAACCTCCTTGGCGACGGGCTGCGCGACTTGCTCGACCCCCGCCTCGCCAGAGCCCGGTAA
- a CDS encoding ABC transporter substrate-binding protein, translating into MLKRRTLMTSAMAAAIPGVFLPQARAQAGKNTLTIGMPLEPPGLDPTSGAASAIAEITQYNIFETLTKVNADGSVTPMLAESWTSSPDMKTFVFRLRKGVRFENGQPFNASVVKFSFDRAGGAKSTNKDKRFFSEIGTVVLDEYMVGVNSTLPNPDLPFMLGQSTACIVEPKSAETNVTAPVGTGPYKLSAWQRGASCTLVKSPTYRDPSLAKTEKFVFRFMSDTAAQTAALLSNDIDIFPRAGTRSVSQFKGNPRFQVIEVGTRGKVILTINNRKKPLDDVRVRRAILAAIDRNAIVQGAADGFGRPIGSHYALGAPGFIDTTAMNPFDIEKAKKLLAEAGVKTPLELRLQLPPPSYARQGGEMIAAQLAQIGINVKIQNVEWAQWLSGTFGGAHDFDLTMVAHVEPFDLVKYTEPDYYWGYDSKKFRDLFVSIQNEENKKRRADLLAEAQRQLASDAVNGFLYQAVFPTIARKEVKGLWPSMPIVVNDLAAISWS; encoded by the coding sequence ATGTTGAAGCGACGCACACTCATGACTTCCGCCATGGCCGCGGCAATCCCGGGTGTATTCCTGCCCCAGGCCCGCGCGCAGGCCGGCAAGAACACGCTGACGATCGGCATGCCGCTCGAACCGCCAGGACTGGACCCGACGAGCGGCGCCGCATCGGCCATCGCGGAGATCACGCAGTACAACATCTTCGAGACGCTCACCAAGGTGAACGCCGACGGTTCGGTCACGCCGATGCTGGCCGAGAGCTGGACGTCGTCGCCCGACATGAAGACCTTCGTCTTCAGGCTGCGCAAGGGCGTGCGCTTCGAGAACGGCCAGCCCTTCAATGCGTCGGTGGTGAAGTTCTCGTTCGACCGCGCGGGCGGCGCCAAGAGCACCAACAAGGACAAGCGCTTCTTCAGCGAGATCGGCACCGTGGTGCTCGACGAGTACATGGTGGGCGTGAACAGCACGCTGCCCAACCCCGACCTGCCGTTCATGCTGGGGCAATCGACCGCCTGCATCGTCGAGCCCAAGAGCGCCGAGACCAACGTCACTGCGCCGGTAGGCACCGGCCCGTACAAGCTGAGCGCATGGCAGCGCGGCGCTTCGTGCACGCTGGTGAAGTCGCCGACCTATCGCGACCCGAGCCTTGCGAAGACCGAGAAGTTCGTCTTCCGCTTCATGTCGGACACGGCCGCGCAGACCGCCGCGCTGCTGTCGAACGACATCGACATCTTCCCGCGCGCGGGCACGCGCTCGGTGAGCCAGTTCAAGGGCAACCCACGCTTCCAGGTGATCGAGGTGGGCACGCGCGGCAAGGTGATCCTGACCATCAACAACCGCAAGAAGCCGCTGGACGACGTGCGCGTGCGCCGCGCCATCCTCGCGGCCATCGACCGCAACGCCATCGTCCAGGGCGCGGCGGACGGCTTCGGCAGGCCCATCGGCAGCCATTACGCCCTGGGCGCGCCGGGCTTCATCGACACCACGGCGATGAACCCCTTCGACATCGAGAAGGCGAAGAAGCTGCTGGCCGAAGCCGGCGTGAAGACGCCGCTCGAACTGCGCCTGCAGCTGCCGCCGCCTTCGTATGCACGCCAGGGTGGCGAGATGATCGCGGCGCAGCTCGCGCAGATCGGCATCAACGTGAAGATCCAGAACGTCGAGTGGGCCCAGTGGCTCAGCGGCACCTTCGGCGGCGCGCACGACTTCGACCTGACCATGGTCGCGCACGTGGAGCCCTTCGACCTGGTGAAGTACACCGAGCCCGACTACTACTGGGGCTACGACTCGAAGAAGTTCCGCGACCTGTTCGTCAGCATCCAGAACGAAGAGAACAAGAAGCGCCGCGCCGACCTGCTGGCCGAAGCACAGCGGCAGCTGGCATCCGATGCGGTCAACGGCTTCCTGTACCAGGCGGTGTTCCCGACCATCGCACGCAAGGAAGTGAAGGGCCTGTGGCCGAGCATGCCGATCGTGGTGAACGACCTGGCCGCAATTTCGTGGAGCTGA
- a CDS encoding tartrate dehydrogenase, whose amino-acid sequence MQKKHRIAVIPGDGIGVEVMPEGLRVLDAVGRRFGIDFSYDHFDWGSDHYVRTGLMMPADWADKIQGHDAIYFGAVGAPDKVPDHIAVWGLLIKIRRDFDQYVNLRPVRLMPGVPGPLAHRKPGDIDFLVVRENTEGEYTSVGGRLFEGTPREMAIQEAVFTRTGVDRIIDYAFQLANRRKRKNLVAATKSNGISITMPYWDERLAEIATRYPDVATSKYHIDILCAHFVQHPDWFDVVVASNLFGDILSDLGPACTGTIGIAPSANLNPERKFPSLFEPVHGSAPDIAGKGIANPIGQIWSAALMLDHLGNNDPVYAEASAAVISAIETVLSEGPRTRDMGGTANTVDVGRAIANCISA is encoded by the coding sequence ATGCAGAAAAAGCACAGGATTGCCGTCATTCCCGGAGACGGCATCGGCGTCGAGGTCATGCCCGAAGGGTTGCGCGTACTCGATGCGGTCGGTCGCCGCTTCGGCATCGATTTTTCGTACGACCACTTCGACTGGGGCTCCGACCACTATGTGCGCACGGGCCTGATGATGCCGGCCGACTGGGCCGACAAGATCCAGGGCCACGACGCGATCTATTTCGGTGCGGTGGGTGCGCCCGACAAAGTGCCCGACCACATCGCGGTGTGGGGCCTGCTCATCAAGATCCGCCGCGACTTCGACCAGTACGTGAACCTGCGCCCCGTGCGCCTGATGCCCGGCGTGCCCGGCCCGCTGGCGCACCGCAAGCCCGGCGACATCGACTTTCTGGTGGTGCGCGAGAACACCGAGGGCGAATACACCTCGGTGGGCGGGCGCCTATTCGAAGGCACGCCGCGCGAGATGGCGATCCAGGAGGCCGTGTTCACCCGCACCGGCGTGGACCGCATCATCGACTACGCGTTCCAGCTCGCCAATCGCCGCAAGCGCAAGAACCTGGTGGCCGCCACCAAGTCGAACGGCATCTCGATCACCATGCCCTACTGGGACGAGCGCCTGGCCGAGATCGCCACGCGCTACCCCGACGTGGCGACGAGCAAGTACCACATCGACATCCTGTGCGCGCATTTCGTGCAGCACCCCGACTGGTTCGACGTGGTGGTGGCATCCAACCTGTTCGGCGACATCCTGTCGGACCTGGGCCCGGCCTGCACCGGCACTATCGGCATTGCGCCCTCGGCCAACCTGAACCCCGAACGCAAATTCCCCTCGCTGTTCGAACCGGTGCACGGCTCGGCACCCGACATCGCCGGCAAGGGCATCGCCAACCCGATCGGCCAGATCTGGTCGGCCGCACTGATGCTGGACCATCTGGGCAACAACGACCCTGTGTACGCAGAGGCTTCGGCTGCGGTGATCTCGGCCATCGAGACCGTGCTGAGCGAAGGTCCGCGTACTCGAGATATGGGCGGGACCGCCAACACCGTGGACGTGGGCCGCGCGATTGCGAATTGCATCTCGGCATGA
- a CDS encoding aldehyde dehydrogenase family protein, whose product MSATHYIDGRHVPSEGNATIDVIDPSDGQKFGQIARGTAADVNTAVRAARQAMGENFDGPWGAMTALERGRLLAKLGAAVMQHHEELAQLEARDTGKALRVARNDATALARYMEYYAGACDKLHGDTLPYERGYTVLTVRMPHGVTGHIIPWNYPMQIAGRSVGASLAAGNACVVKPAEDASLSLLRLAEIATEVGFPAGALNVVTGYGKEAGAALCAHPGIDHISFTGSTMTGRSVGLAAAERHCPVTLELGGKSPQIVFADADLDAAEPVLLNAIIQNAGQTCSAGSRVLVEQSVYEEVVQRLAKRFTAVRAGTPAEDLDMGPLINEKQFRQVRDMVSTAEASGLKVAARGTVSPNASATGYYQEAVLFRDVPHDSDLAQREIFGPVLVVMPFADEAEAVRLANGTDFGLVAGVWTRDGARQLRMAHKLHCGQVFVNNYGAAGGVELPFGGVKSSGFGREKGFEALLGFTTLKTIAIKHG is encoded by the coding sequence ATGAGCGCAACCCACTACATCGACGGCCGCCACGTGCCGTCCGAAGGCAACGCCACCATCGACGTGATCGACCCGAGCGACGGCCAGAAATTCGGCCAGATCGCACGCGGCACGGCCGCCGACGTGAACACGGCCGTGCGCGCCGCACGCCAGGCCATGGGCGAGAACTTCGACGGCCCCTGGGGCGCGATGACCGCGCTGGAGCGCGGCCGCCTGCTCGCCAAGCTGGGCGCCGCCGTGATGCAGCACCACGAAGAACTCGCCCAGCTCGAAGCCCGCGACACCGGCAAGGCGCTGCGCGTGGCGCGCAACGACGCGACCGCGCTGGCCCGCTACATGGAGTACTACGCCGGCGCCTGCGACAAGCTGCACGGAGACACCCTGCCCTACGAGCGCGGCTACACCGTGCTGACGGTGCGCATGCCGCACGGCGTAACGGGCCACATCATTCCCTGGAACTACCCGATGCAGATCGCAGGCCGCAGCGTGGGCGCGTCGCTCGCCGCGGGCAACGCCTGCGTGGTGAAACCGGCGGAAGACGCGAGCCTCTCGCTGCTGCGCCTGGCCGAGATCGCGACCGAAGTGGGCTTTCCGGCCGGTGCGCTCAACGTGGTGACGGGCTACGGCAAGGAAGCCGGCGCTGCGCTGTGCGCGCACCCGGGCATCGACCACATCTCCTTCACCGGCTCCACCATGACAGGCCGCAGCGTGGGCCTGGCCGCGGCCGAGCGCCATTGCCCGGTGACGCTGGAGCTGGGCGGCAAGTCGCCGCAGATCGTGTTCGCCGACGCCGACCTGGACGCGGCCGAGCCGGTGCTGCTGAACGCCATCATCCAGAACGCCGGCCAGACCTGCTCGGCGGGCAGCCGCGTGCTGGTGGAACAGTCGGTCTACGAAGAGGTGGTGCAGCGGCTCGCGAAGCGCTTCACGGCCGTGCGCGCGGGCACGCCCGCCGAAGACCTGGACATGGGTCCGCTCATCAACGAGAAGCAGTTTCGCCAGGTGCGCGACATGGTCTCGACGGCCGAGGCCAGCGGCCTGAAGGTGGCGGCGCGCGGCACGGTGTCGCCCAATGCATCGGCCACCGGCTACTACCAGGAGGCCGTGCTGTTCCGCGACGTGCCGCACGACAGCGACCTGGCGCAGCGCGAAATCTTCGGCCCCGTATTGGTCGTGATGCCCTTCGCCGATGAGGCCGAGGCGGTGCGCCTGGCCAACGGCACGGACTTCGGCTTGGTGGCCGGTGTGTGGACCCGCGACGGTGCGCGCCAGCTGCGCATGGCGCACAAGCTGCACTGCGGCCAGGTCTTCGTCAACAATTACGGTGCGGCGGGTGGTGTAGAACTGCCTTTCGGCGGCGTGAAATCGAGCGGCTTCGGCCGCGAGAAGGGCTTCGAGGCCCTGCTCGGATTCACGACCCTCAAGACCATCGCCATCAAGCACGGATGA
- a CDS encoding amidase — protein sequence MTRPLYSLSVQELHAAYAAKELSPVEVARSVNERIAAYEPELHATWLFRPELALEQARASEARWLAGTPRGTLDGVPVTIKDNLATEGDPMPLGTAAYDLVPMTQDSPPAARLKEDGTVLVAKTTMPDLGMLSSGLSSFHELSRNPWDLSRTPGGSSAGAGAAAAAGYGPLHVGTDIGGSLRLPASWCGIYTLKPSFGRIPLSTPYMGRCAGPMTRTVADSALMMASVAQPDDRDYSELPAPGIDWTAFEVDPSFIKGKRVALHMDAGCGLPLDPQIAEAVRRAAKRIEAAGALVEEIKPFMTPKMLQGMDHFWRMRSFIDTQAMPAEKRAKILPYIRAWAESAAGFSGAHIFEAYSQFIATRAATVAATKAYDFVISPVSPNMPAPADHASPTNNPLLPLEHIGFTVPYNMSEQPAASINCGYSAEGLPIGLQIAGRRFDDLGVLQFSRAFEQIREAQKPWPEPK from the coding sequence ATGACCAGGCCCCTGTACTCCCTGAGCGTGCAGGAGCTGCACGCGGCCTACGCCGCCAAGGAGCTCTCGCCGGTGGAAGTGGCGCGCTCGGTGAACGAGCGCATCGCGGCCTACGAGCCTGAGCTGCACGCGACCTGGCTCTTCCGCCCCGAGCTTGCGCTCGAACAGGCCCGCGCCTCCGAGGCGCGCTGGCTGGCCGGCACGCCGCGCGGCACGCTCGACGGCGTGCCCGTGACCATCAAGGACAACCTCGCGACCGAAGGCGACCCGATGCCGCTGGGCACCGCCGCCTACGACCTCGTGCCGATGACGCAAGACTCCCCGCCCGCCGCGCGCCTGAAGGAAGACGGCACGGTGCTGGTCGCCAAGACCACCATGCCCGACCTGGGCATGCTGTCGTCGGGCCTGTCGAGCTTTCATGAACTCTCGCGCAACCCGTGGGACCTGTCGCGCACGCCGGGCGGCTCCAGCGCGGGTGCCGGTGCGGCGGCTGCCGCGGGCTACGGCCCACTGCACGTGGGCACCGACATCGGCGGCTCGCTGCGCCTGCCGGCCAGCTGGTGCGGCATCTACACGCTCAAGCCCAGCTTCGGCCGTATTCCGCTGAGCACACCGTACATGGGCCGCTGCGCCGGTCCAATGACGCGCACGGTGGCCGACTCGGCGCTGATGATGGCCTCTGTCGCACAGCCCGACGACCGCGACTATTCGGAACTGCCGGCGCCGGGCATCGACTGGACGGCCTTCGAAGTCGACCCGTCGTTCATCAAGGGCAAGCGCGTGGCGCTGCACATGGACGCGGGCTGCGGCCTGCCGCTGGACCCGCAGATCGCCGAGGCGGTGCGCCGCGCTGCGAAGCGCATCGAAGCGGCCGGCGCGCTGGTCGAGGAAATCAAGCCCTTCATGACGCCGAAGATGCTGCAGGGCATGGACCACTTCTGGCGCATGCGCTCGTTCATCGACACGCAGGCCATGCCCGCCGAGAAGCGCGCGAAGATCCTGCCGTACATCCGCGCCTGGGCCGAGAGCGCGGCCGGGTTCTCCGGCGCGCACATCTTCGAGGCCTACAGCCAGTTCATCGCCACGCGCGCGGCCACCGTTGCCGCCACCAAGGCCTACGACTTCGTGATCTCGCCGGTGTCGCCCAACATGCCCGCGCCCGCGGACCACGCCTCGCCGACCAACAACCCGCTGCTGCCGCTGGAACACATCGGCTTCACGGTGCCCTACAACATGTCGGAGCAGCCAGCTGCCTCAATCAACTGCGGCTACTCGGCCGAGGGCCTGCCCATCGGCCTGCAGATTGCCGGGCGCCGTTTCGACGACCTGGGCGTGCTGCAGTTCAGCCGCGCTTTCGAACAGATCCGCGAAGCACAAAAACCCTGGCCGGAACCCAAGTGA
- a CDS encoding ABC transporter permease produces MGLFLLKRTLTLIGTLVGASIIVFLVLEILPGNAAQMLMGPDASPEAVAALATKLGLDLPAWTRYWHWIGGLLTGNLGDSYAYSSPVLDLILERLALTVPLAMLAMALTVVIALLVGVTAAARHNKLGDVGLMGMAQVGIAIPNFWFAILLILVFSVQLQWFSAGGFEGWSEGIFSGIKSLLLPALSLAVVQAAILARITRSAVLEVMREDFVRTARAKGVSQRAVLWTHVLRNAMIPVITVMGMQFSELLAGTIVVENVFYLPGLGRLIFQAISNRDLIVVRNCVMLLAAMVVIVNFVVDVLYAVIDPRIKASDI; encoded by the coding sequence ATGGGCCTGTTCCTGCTGAAACGCACACTGACGCTCATCGGCACCCTGGTGGGCGCATCCATCATCGTGTTCCTGGTACTGGAGATTCTTCCGGGCAATGCAGCGCAGATGCTCATGGGCCCAGACGCCTCACCCGAAGCCGTCGCGGCACTGGCAACGAAACTGGGTCTCGACTTGCCCGCATGGACCCGCTACTGGCACTGGATCGGCGGCCTGCTCACCGGCAACCTCGGCGACAGCTACGCCTACAGCTCGCCGGTGCTCGACCTGATCCTGGAGCGCCTCGCGCTCACCGTGCCTCTCGCCATGCTTGCGATGGCCCTCACCGTCGTGATTGCGCTGCTCGTCGGCGTCACGGCCGCGGCCCGCCACAACAAGCTTGGCGACGTCGGCCTGATGGGCATGGCCCAGGTCGGCATCGCCATTCCGAACTTCTGGTTCGCCATCCTGCTGATCCTCGTGTTCTCGGTGCAGCTGCAGTGGTTCTCCGCTGGTGGCTTCGAGGGCTGGAGCGAAGGCATCTTCTCGGGCATCAAGTCGCTGCTGCTGCCGGCGCTGTCTCTTGCCGTTGTTCAAGCAGCAATCCTCGCGCGCATCACCCGCTCGGCCGTACTCGAAGTGATGCGCGAAGACTTCGTGCGCACTGCCCGCGCCAAGGGCGTGTCGCAACGTGCAGTGCTGTGGACCCACGTGCTGCGCAACGCCATGATCCCCGTCATTACCGTGATGGGCATGCAGTTCTCCGAGCTGCTGGCCGGCACCATCGTGGTGGAGAACGTGTTCTACCTGCCGGGCCTGGGCCGGCTGATCTTCCAGGCCATCAGCAACCGCGACCTGATCGTGGTGCGCAACTGCGTGATGCTGCTGGCGGCCATGGTGGTCATCGTGAACTTCGTGGTCGACGTGCTGTACGCCGTGATCGATCCGCGCATCAAGGCCAGCGACATATGA